From Chloroflexi bacterium ADurb.Bin180:
GCATGGTCCCCTCGGTGACATTATCATTTGAGTGAACCATAGCATCCTAGTGACATTTTAGCTGATAGAATACGAAACATTGACATAGGGAAGGAAAGATGCTATAATGGTGCCAAGCTCGGAGGGCGGGAGAATCACAGTGGCTTTCCCAGACTCCAGAGGTGCAACAGTCGAGATCAAGCGCGGGGGACACCGGCAAGGTGTCCCCTTTTGCACCAACAAAGGTGAGAGAATGAGTGAAGCCGAACTGAAGGAAAAAGTCAAGACCACCGACCCGGCGCGAGAGCTGATCGAGAAAGCCGAAGAGCAGGGCTACCTGACCGTGGAGGACGTGCTTGAGTACTTCCCTGAGGCGGAGAAGAACCTTCCGCAACTGGAGGATCTGCTGACCTACCTGTACAACGAGGGCATCGAGATCATCTCCGAAGAGGCGGAGGAAGAGGAAGACAAGCCTGAGCCAAAGGAGCCCGATGCCAGCGAGCTGGAGGCCGAGCCGGAAGAAGAAGTCTTTGACCTGAGCGGCATCTCCAGCGACGACACGATCAGTCTGTACCTCAAGGAGATGGCCAGCGTTCCACTGCTCAAGGCCGAAGAGGAGATTCGACTGGCCAAGCAGCTCGAGCGCGGCAAAGCGGCGCACCGCAAGCTCGACCGCGAAGGCCAGAACCCGGCGCTGAGGGAAAAGTACCTGCGCGAGGCCGACATCGGTGCGGCGGCGCGAGCTCATCTCATCAAGGCCAATACCCGCCTCGTGGTGAGCATCGCCAAGCGCTACATGGGTCAGGGCGTGCCCTTTCTTGACCTGATTCAGGAAGGCAATCTGGGCCTGATGAAGGCCGTGGAAAAGTTCGACTACCGACGTGGCTGCAAGTTCAGCACCTATGCCACCTGGTGGATCCGGCAGAGCATCACGCGCGCCCTCGCTGAGCAGGGGCGTATCATTCGCCTTCCTTCGCACGTTGGGGATCGCATTCGCAAGGTGTACCGCACTGCTCAGCAGCTCGAGCAGGACGGTGGGCAGAAACCCACGCCAGCCGAGATCGCCAACCGCCTCGGTGTGGAACCATCCAAGGTGCGGTGGCTGCTCAAGGTATCGCGGCGGCCCCTGTCCCTGGAAAAGCCGGTGGGTGAAGAAGAGGACAGCGAGCTGGGCGAGTTTATCGAAGACGAGGAAAGCCCCACCCCCACCGATACCGTCACGCAGAACTTGCTCTCGCAAAAGATGGATCAAGTCCTGGCCACCCTCAGCCCCCGCGAGGCGCGGATCCTGCGTCTGCGGTTTGGGTTGCAGGACGGCCGGTCCTATACATTGAAGGAAGTCGGAGAAAAGTTCGG
This genomic window contains:
- the sigA_2 gene encoding RNA polymerase sigma factor SigA; this encodes MVPSSEGGRITVAFPDSRGATVEIKRGGHRQGVPFCTNKGERMSEAELKEKVKTTDPARELIEKAEEQGYLTVEDVLEYFPEAEKNLPQLEDLLTYLYNEGIEIISEEAEEEEDKPEPKEPDASELEAEPEEEVFDLSGISSDDTISLYLKEMASVPLLKAEEEIRLAKQLERGKAAHRKLDREGQNPALREKYLREADIGAAARAHLIKANTRLVVSIAKRYMGQGVPFLDLIQEGNLGLMKAVEKFDYRRGCKFSTYATWWIRQSITRALAEQGRIIRLPSHVGDRIRKVYRTAQQLEQDGGQKPTPAEIANRLGVEPSKVRWLLKVSRRPLSLEKPVGEEEDSELGEFIEDEESPTPTDTVTQNLLSQKMDQVLATLSPREARILRLRFGLQDGRSYTLKEVGEKFGLTRERIRQIEREALNRLRHPSRSRQLRDYVK